Proteins co-encoded in one Lacerta agilis isolate rLacAgi1 chromosome 6, rLacAgi1.pri, whole genome shotgun sequence genomic window:
- the DYRK3 gene encoding dual specificity tyrosine-phosphorylation-regulated kinase 3 isoform X4 gives MRIDQIRYTDPTNEECTPSGLPSLGRPNVTTNPITMKDHPLTGSQVKVEQLFEDSGNRRSSTLQSSGINGTERPFPTPAKDKSIDSISTNKNSGSLAKAHKTGSHSPEQALKQYKQQLSAYEQQEILNFPEIYFVGANAKKRQGVIGGPNNGGYDDEQGSYIHVPHDHLAYRYEVLKIIGKGSFGQVAKVYDHKHHQHLALKMVRNEKRFHRQAAEEIRILEHLKKQDKTGSMNVIHMLESFTFRNHICMTFELLSMNLYELIKRNKFQGFSVQLVRKFAHSILQCLEALYKNKIIHCDLKPENILLKQQGRSGIKVIDFGSSCFEHQRVYTYIQSRFYRAPEVILGSRYGMPIDMWSFGCILVELLTGYPLFPGEDEGDQLACMMELLGMPPQKLLDQSKRAKNFINSKGHPRYCTVTTQADGKMTLNGSRSRRGKMRGAPGNKDWVTALKGCDDPVFIEFLKECLNWDPSARMTPTQALKHPWICKRVPKPPCMDKTSGKRIAHYTSSFPGIGSRLPPVVGVANKLRANLMSDSNANIPLCTVLPKLVS, from the coding sequence GTAACTACTAACCCAATCACAATGAAGGACCATCCTCTGACAGGGAGCCAAGTCAAAGTGGAGCAGTTATTTGAAGATTCTGGCAACAGAAGGAGCAGTACTCTCCAGTCTTCAGGAATAAATGGCACTGAGAGGCCTTTTCCAACTCCAGCAAAAGATAAAAGCATTGATAGCATAAGTACCAACAAAAATAGTGGCAGCTTGGCAAAAGCACACAAAACCGGAAGTCATTCCCCAGAACAAGCACTGAAGCAATACAAACAGCAGTTGTCAGCCTATGAGCAGCAAGAAATATTGAACTttcctgaaatttattttgtGGGTGCAAATGCAAAGAAAAGGCAAGGAGTAATTGGAGGCCCAAACAATGGTGGATACGATGATGAACAAGGCAGCTACATTCACGTGCCTCACGACCATCTTGCCTACCGATATGAAGTACTAAAAATAATTGGAAAAGGCAGTTTTGGCCAAGTAGCTAAAGTTTATGACCACAAACACCACCAGCATTTGGCCTTAAAGATGGTACGTAACGAAAAGAGGTTTCACCGGCAAGCAGCAGAAGAAATACGGATCTTGGAGCATCTCAAAAAACAGGATAAAACTGGCAGCATGAATGTTATTCACATGCTGGAGAGTTTTACCTTTAGGAATCACATATGTATGACCTTTGAACTCCTGAGTATGAATCTCTATGAGCTGATCAAAAGAAACAAATTTCAAGGCTTCAGTGTGCAGCTGGTACGAAAGTTTGCCCACTCTATACTGCAATGTTTGGAGGCtctttataaaaacaaaatcataCATTGTGACTTGAAACCCGAAAATATTCTTCTAAAGCAACAAGGGCGGAGTGGGATCAAAGTGATTGATTTTGGATCCAGCTGTTTTGAGCACCAAAGAGTCTACACTTACATACAGTCTCGATTCTACAGAGCCCCAGAAGTCATTTTGGGAAGCCGTTATGGGATGCCCATAGATATGTGGAGTTTTGGCTGTATTCTTGTGGAACTGTTGACTGGTTACCCTCTCTTTCCTGGGGAGGATGAAGGCGATCAGCTAGCTTGTATGATGGAGCTCCTTGGAATGCCCCCACAGAAGCTGCTGGACCAATCCAAGCGAGCCAAAAACTTCATCAATTCAAAAGGCCATCCTCGTTACTGCACTGTAACGACACAAGCAGATGGGAAAATGACTCTTAATGGCAGCAGATCACGTAGGGGGAAAATGCGTGGTGCTCCAGGCAACAAGGACTGGGTCACAGCATTAAAAGGCTGTGATGACCCCGTGTTTATAGAATTCCTGAAAGAATGTCTTAATTGGGATCCTTCTGCACGGATGACTCCTACCCAAGCTTTGAAACATCCTTGGATTTGTAAACGAGTACCTAAGCCACCCTGCATGGATAAAACATCAGGCAAACGGATTGCTCATTATACGAGCTCTTTCCCAGGGATAGGTTCCAGATTACCCCCAGTTGTTGGGGTAGCCAACAAACTACGAGCTAATCTAATGTCTGACTCAAATGCCAATATACCTCTATGTACTGTGCTACCAAAATTGGTCAGCTAA
- the DYRK3 gene encoding dual specificity tyrosine-phosphorylation-regulated kinase 3 isoform X5 has protein sequence MKDHPLTGSQVKVEQLFEDSGNRRSSTLQSSGINGTERPFPTPAKDKSIDSISTNKNSGSLAKAHKTGSHSPEQALKQYKQQLSAYEQQEILNFPEIYFVGANAKKRQGVIGGPNNGGYDDEQGSYIHVPHDHLAYRYEVLKIIGKGSFGQVAKVYDHKHHQHLALKMVRNEKRFHRQAAEEIRILEHLKKQDKTGSMNVIHMLESFTFRNHICMTFELLSMNLYELIKRNKFQGFSVQLVRKFAHSILQCLEALYKNKIIHCDLKPENILLKQQGRSGIKVIDFGSSCFEHQRVYTYIQSRFYRAPEVILGSRYGMPIDMWSFGCILVELLTGYPLFPGEDEGDQLACMMELLGMPPQKLLDQSKRAKNFINSKGHPRYCTVTTQADGKMTLNGSRSRRGKMRGAPGNKDWVTALKGCDDPVFIEFLKECLNWDPSARMTPTQALKHPWICKRVPKPPCMDKTSGKRIAHYTSSFPGIGSRLPPVVGVANKLRANLMSDSNANIPLCTVLPKLVS, from the coding sequence ATGAAGGACCATCCTCTGACAGGGAGCCAAGTCAAAGTGGAGCAGTTATTTGAAGATTCTGGCAACAGAAGGAGCAGTACTCTCCAGTCTTCAGGAATAAATGGCACTGAGAGGCCTTTTCCAACTCCAGCAAAAGATAAAAGCATTGATAGCATAAGTACCAACAAAAATAGTGGCAGCTTGGCAAAAGCACACAAAACCGGAAGTCATTCCCCAGAACAAGCACTGAAGCAATACAAACAGCAGTTGTCAGCCTATGAGCAGCAAGAAATATTGAACTttcctgaaatttattttgtGGGTGCAAATGCAAAGAAAAGGCAAGGAGTAATTGGAGGCCCAAACAATGGTGGATACGATGATGAACAAGGCAGCTACATTCACGTGCCTCACGACCATCTTGCCTACCGATATGAAGTACTAAAAATAATTGGAAAAGGCAGTTTTGGCCAAGTAGCTAAAGTTTATGACCACAAACACCACCAGCATTTGGCCTTAAAGATGGTACGTAACGAAAAGAGGTTTCACCGGCAAGCAGCAGAAGAAATACGGATCTTGGAGCATCTCAAAAAACAGGATAAAACTGGCAGCATGAATGTTATTCACATGCTGGAGAGTTTTACCTTTAGGAATCACATATGTATGACCTTTGAACTCCTGAGTATGAATCTCTATGAGCTGATCAAAAGAAACAAATTTCAAGGCTTCAGTGTGCAGCTGGTACGAAAGTTTGCCCACTCTATACTGCAATGTTTGGAGGCtctttataaaaacaaaatcataCATTGTGACTTGAAACCCGAAAATATTCTTCTAAAGCAACAAGGGCGGAGTGGGATCAAAGTGATTGATTTTGGATCCAGCTGTTTTGAGCACCAAAGAGTCTACACTTACATACAGTCTCGATTCTACAGAGCCCCAGAAGTCATTTTGGGAAGCCGTTATGGGATGCCCATAGATATGTGGAGTTTTGGCTGTATTCTTGTGGAACTGTTGACTGGTTACCCTCTCTTTCCTGGGGAGGATGAAGGCGATCAGCTAGCTTGTATGATGGAGCTCCTTGGAATGCCCCCACAGAAGCTGCTGGACCAATCCAAGCGAGCCAAAAACTTCATCAATTCAAAAGGCCATCCTCGTTACTGCACTGTAACGACACAAGCAGATGGGAAAATGACTCTTAATGGCAGCAGATCACGTAGGGGGAAAATGCGTGGTGCTCCAGGCAACAAGGACTGGGTCACAGCATTAAAAGGCTGTGATGACCCCGTGTTTATAGAATTCCTGAAAGAATGTCTTAATTGGGATCCTTCTGCACGGATGACTCCTACCCAAGCTTTGAAACATCCTTGGATTTGTAAACGAGTACCTAAGCCACCCTGCATGGATAAAACATCAGGCAAACGGATTGCTCATTATACGAGCTCTTTCCCAGGGATAGGTTCCAGATTACCCCCAGTTGTTGGGGTAGCCAACAAACTACGAGCTAATCTAATGTCTGACTCAAATGCCAATATACCTCTATGTACTGTGCTACCAAAATTGGTCAGCTAA
- the DYRK3 gene encoding dual specificity tyrosine-phosphorylation-regulated kinase 3 isoform X3: protein MMLLSRKPEGPLTAARFGDGLYDSYMRIDQIRYTDPTNEECTPSGLPSLGRPNVTTNPITMKDHPLTGSQVKVEQLFEDSGNRRSSTLQSSGINGTERPFPTPAKDKSIDSISTNKNSGSLAKAHKTGSHSPEQALKQYKQQLSAYEQQEILNFPEIYFVGANAKKRQGVIGGPNNGGYDDEQGSYIHVPHDHLAYRYEVLKIIGKGSFGQVAKVYDHKHHQHLALKMVRNEKRFHRQAAEEIRILEHLKKQDKTGSMNVIHMLESFTFRNHICMTFELLSMNLYELIKRNKFQGFSVQLVRKFAHSILQCLEALYKNKIIHCDLKPENILLKQQGRSGIKVIDFGSSCFEHQRVYTYIQSRFYRAPEVILGSRYGMPIDMWSFGCILVELLTGYPLFPGEDEGDQLACMMELLGMPPQKLLDQSKRAKNFINSKGHPRYCTVTTQADGKMTLNGSRSRRGKMRGAPGNKDWVTALKGCDDPVFIEFLKECLNWDPSARMTPTQALKHPWICKRVPKPPCMDKTSGKRIAHYTSSFPGIGSRLPPVVGVANKLRANLMSDSNANIPLCTVLPKLVS from the coding sequence GTAACTACTAACCCAATCACAATGAAGGACCATCCTCTGACAGGGAGCCAAGTCAAAGTGGAGCAGTTATTTGAAGATTCTGGCAACAGAAGGAGCAGTACTCTCCAGTCTTCAGGAATAAATGGCACTGAGAGGCCTTTTCCAACTCCAGCAAAAGATAAAAGCATTGATAGCATAAGTACCAACAAAAATAGTGGCAGCTTGGCAAAAGCACACAAAACCGGAAGTCATTCCCCAGAACAAGCACTGAAGCAATACAAACAGCAGTTGTCAGCCTATGAGCAGCAAGAAATATTGAACTttcctgaaatttattttgtGGGTGCAAATGCAAAGAAAAGGCAAGGAGTAATTGGAGGCCCAAACAATGGTGGATACGATGATGAACAAGGCAGCTACATTCACGTGCCTCACGACCATCTTGCCTACCGATATGAAGTACTAAAAATAATTGGAAAAGGCAGTTTTGGCCAAGTAGCTAAAGTTTATGACCACAAACACCACCAGCATTTGGCCTTAAAGATGGTACGTAACGAAAAGAGGTTTCACCGGCAAGCAGCAGAAGAAATACGGATCTTGGAGCATCTCAAAAAACAGGATAAAACTGGCAGCATGAATGTTATTCACATGCTGGAGAGTTTTACCTTTAGGAATCACATATGTATGACCTTTGAACTCCTGAGTATGAATCTCTATGAGCTGATCAAAAGAAACAAATTTCAAGGCTTCAGTGTGCAGCTGGTACGAAAGTTTGCCCACTCTATACTGCAATGTTTGGAGGCtctttataaaaacaaaatcataCATTGTGACTTGAAACCCGAAAATATTCTTCTAAAGCAACAAGGGCGGAGTGGGATCAAAGTGATTGATTTTGGATCCAGCTGTTTTGAGCACCAAAGAGTCTACACTTACATACAGTCTCGATTCTACAGAGCCCCAGAAGTCATTTTGGGAAGCCGTTATGGGATGCCCATAGATATGTGGAGTTTTGGCTGTATTCTTGTGGAACTGTTGACTGGTTACCCTCTCTTTCCTGGGGAGGATGAAGGCGATCAGCTAGCTTGTATGATGGAGCTCCTTGGAATGCCCCCACAGAAGCTGCTGGACCAATCCAAGCGAGCCAAAAACTTCATCAATTCAAAAGGCCATCCTCGTTACTGCACTGTAACGACACAAGCAGATGGGAAAATGACTCTTAATGGCAGCAGATCACGTAGGGGGAAAATGCGTGGTGCTCCAGGCAACAAGGACTGGGTCACAGCATTAAAAGGCTGTGATGACCCCGTGTTTATAGAATTCCTGAAAGAATGTCTTAATTGGGATCCTTCTGCACGGATGACTCCTACCCAAGCTTTGAAACATCCTTGGATTTGTAAACGAGTACCTAAGCCACCCTGCATGGATAAAACATCAGGCAAACGGATTGCTCATTATACGAGCTCTTTCCCAGGGATAGGTTCCAGATTACCCCCAGTTGTTGGGGTAGCCAACAAACTACGAGCTAATCTAATGTCTGACTCAAATGCCAATATACCTCTATGTACTGTGCTACCAAAATTGGTCAGCTAA